In Pseudomonas sp. Leaf58, one DNA window encodes the following:
- a CDS encoding HU family DNA-binding protein, producing MRKPELAAVIAEKADLTKEKANQVLNAILDSITGALDKDTVTLVGFGTFEKRHRGARTGKNPQTGEPVKIKASNTVAFKPGKNLRDSVNAPAKPAKKGK from the coding sequence ATGCGCAAACCAGAACTCGCCGCCGTCATTGCCGAAAAGGCCGATCTGACTAAGGAAAAGGCCAATCAGGTTTTGAACGCGATTCTCGACAGCATCACCGGTGCCTTGGACAAGGACACAGTGACCCTGGTCGGTTTCGGCACCTTTGAAAAACGTCATCGCGGCGCGCGTACCGGGAAAAACCCGCAAACCGGTGAGCCGGTCAAGATCAAGGCCAGCAATACCGTGGCCTTCAAGCCAGGCAAGAACCTGCGCGACAGTGTCAACGCCCCCGCCAAGCCGGCCAAGAAAGGCAAGTGA
- a CDS encoding NAD(P)/FAD-dependent oxidoreductase codes for MTSPVVIVGTGLAGYNLAREFRKLDAQTPLLLITADDGRSYSKPMLSMGFAKQKDADGLCMAEAGAMAEQLNAEIRTHTRISGIDPGHQRLWIGEEAVEYRDLVLAWGAQTVQVQIEGDGGDGLFPINDLEDYARFRAAADGKQRVLILGAGLIGCEFANDMSQGGFQVDVVAPCEQIMPTLLHPAAAAAVQAGLEGLGVRFHLGPVLTRLQQVTQGLEAHLSDGRVIACDLVVSAIGLRPRIDLAAAAGLQTNRGVCVDRELRTCHANIFALGDCAEVEGINLLYVMPLMSCARALAQTLAGKPTAVAYGPMPITVKTPACPLVVSPPPRGQEGTWQVEGQGNDLKVLCVDTDGKLLGYALTGAAVMDKLALNRQLPPVMA; via the coding sequence ATGACGTCCCCTGTGGTAATCGTCGGTACCGGCCTGGCGGGCTACAACTTGGCCCGTGAATTTCGCAAGCTCGATGCGCAGACGCCGCTGCTGCTGATCACTGCCGATGACGGTCGCTCGTACTCCAAACCCATGTTGTCCATGGGCTTTGCCAAGCAGAAAGACGCCGATGGCCTGTGCATGGCCGAGGCGGGCGCCATGGCCGAGCAACTGAACGCCGAGATTCGCACCCATACCCGCATCAGTGGCATCGACCCCGGCCACCAGCGCTTGTGGATCGGTGAAGAAGCGGTGGAGTACCGTGACCTGGTACTAGCCTGGGGCGCGCAGACCGTGCAGGTGCAAATTGAAGGCGATGGCGGCGACGGGTTGTTCCCAATCAACGACCTGGAAGACTACGCCCGCTTCCGCGCCGCCGCTGACGGCAAGCAACGTGTGCTGATCCTCGGTGCTGGGCTGATCGGCTGTGAATTCGCTAACGACATGAGCCAGGGTGGCTTCCAGGTAGACGTGGTCGCGCCGTGCGAGCAAATCATGCCGACACTGTTGCACCCGGCTGCCGCCGCCGCCGTGCAAGCGGGCCTGGAAGGTTTGGGCGTGCGCTTTCACCTGGGCCCGGTTCTGACCCGCCTGCAGCAGGTGACCCAGGGCTTGGAGGCGCACCTGTCCGATGGCCGCGTAATCGCCTGCGACCTGGTGGTTTCGGCCATTGGCCTGCGCCCGCGCATCGACTTGGCTGCTGCCGCCGGCCTGCAGACCAACCGCGGCGTCTGCGTAGACCGCGAGTTGCGTACGTGCCACGCCAATATCTTTGCCCTTGGCGACTGTGCCGAGGTCGAGGGCATCAACCTGCTCTATGTCATGCCACTGATGAGCTGTGCCCGGGCGCTGGCGCAAACCTTGGCCGGCAAGCCCACGGCAGTGGCCTATGGGCCGATGCCGATTACGGTGAAAACCCCAGCTTGCCCGCTGGTAGTTTCACCACCGCCCAGGGGCCAGGAAGGCACCTGGCAGGTGGAGGGGCAGGGCAATGACCTCAAAGTGCTCTGCGTCGATACCGATGGCAAGCTGTTGGGCTACGCCCTCACGGGGGCGGCGGTCATGGACAAGCTGGCGCTTAATCGCCAGTTACCCCCGGTAATGGCATAA
- a CDS encoding rubredoxin, whose product MKKWQCIVCGLIYDEAEGWPDDGIAPGTRWEDVPQDWLCPDCGVGKSDFEMISIG is encoded by the coding sequence ATGAAAAAGTGGCAATGTATTGTCTGCGGCCTGATCTACGACGAAGCTGAAGGTTGGCCCGACGACGGCATCGCCCCCGGCACCCGTTGGGAAGACGTGCCGCAAGACTGGTTGTGCCCCGACTGCGGTGTCGGCAAGAGCGACTTTGAAATGATCTCCATCGGCTAA
- a CDS encoding chorismate lyase, producing MSYESPQAAAVAWLPYSQLATDIDQPTLDWLFDEGSLTRRLTRLSLDHFSVTPLFEGWQPLRDDESQALGIAAGAEGWVREVYLRGHGQPWVFARSVASRSALERGGLDLETLGSRSLGELLFCDQAFIRHPIEVCSYPQPWLPSEAAHTALWGRRSRFERGGLELLVAEVFLPALWQAAKEENR from the coding sequence GTGTCGTACGAATCCCCGCAAGCAGCCGCTGTCGCGTGGCTGCCGTATTCGCAGCTGGCGACCGACATCGACCAGCCAACCCTAGACTGGCTGTTCGACGAGGGCTCGCTGACTCGCCGCCTGACCCGCCTGTCCCTTGATCACTTTTCCGTCACCCCGCTGTTCGAGGGCTGGCAGCCGCTGCGCGATGACGAAAGCCAAGCACTGGGCATCGCTGCCGGTGCCGAAGGCTGGGTCCGCGAGGTGTACCTACGTGGCCATGGTCAGCCTTGGGTGTTCGCCCGCAGCGTCGCTAGCCGCAGCGCCTTGGAGCGCGGCGGGCTGGACCTGGAAACCCTCGGTAGCCGTTCGCTGGGCGAGTTGCTGTTCTGCGACCAGGCGTTCATCCGCCACCCCATCGAGGTGTGCAGTTATCCACAGCCGTGGCTGCCTAGCGAAGCTGCCCACACAGCTCTGTGGGGGCGCCGTTCGCGCTTCGAGCGTGGCGGCCTGGAGCTGTTGGTGGCAGAAGTGTTTCTGCCAGCATTGTGGCAAGCGGCCAAGGAGGAAAACCGCTGA
- the ubiA gene encoding 4-hydroxybenzoate octaprenyltransferase — MYLQLLKSLNRVHPRAWDFVQLSRMDRPIGIYLLLWPTLSAVWIAGNGSPTLANVLIFALGVVLMRAAGCCINDFADRKVDGHVKRTADRPLASGRVRPREALTLFAVLVGVSFLLVLCTNSQTVWLSFGAVALAFCYPFMKRYTYYPQVVLGAAYSWGIPMAFTAAGGELPASAWLLYIANLLWTVGYDTYYAMVDRDDDLKIGVKSTAILFGDADRSIILTLQLLSLGCLLLAGSRFDLGGWFHLGLLGAAACFAWEYWSTRKLDRESCFKAFLHNHWAGLLVFMGVVLDYALR; from the coding sequence ATGTACCTGCAACTGCTCAAGTCGCTCAACCGCGTGCACCCGCGGGCCTGGGACTTCGTCCAGCTCAGCCGCATGGACCGGCCGATCGGGATCTACCTGCTGCTGTGGCCAACCTTGTCGGCAGTGTGGATTGCCGGCAACGGTTCGCCTACCCTGGCCAACGTGCTGATCTTCGCCCTTGGCGTGGTGCTGATGCGTGCCGCCGGCTGCTGCATCAACGACTTTGCCGACCGCAAGGTGGACGGCCACGTCAAACGCACTGCCGACCGCCCGTTGGCCAGCGGCCGCGTGCGACCACGCGAGGCGCTGACACTGTTCGCGGTCTTGGTCGGGGTGAGTTTCCTGCTGGTACTGTGCACCAACAGCCAGACCGTGTGGCTCTCGTTTGGCGCGGTAGCCCTGGCGTTCTGCTACCCATTCATGAAGCGTTACACCTATTACCCTCAGGTGGTGCTGGGGGCGGCGTATTCCTGGGGCATTCCGATGGCCTTCACTGCCGCCGGTGGGGAACTGCCGGCTAGCGCCTGGCTGTTGTATATCGCCAACCTGCTGTGGACGGTAGGTTACGACACCTACTACGCCATGGTTGACCGGGATGATGACCTGAAGATTGGCGTGAAATCGACGGCAATCCTGTTCGGTGACGCCGACCGCAGCATCATTCTGACCTTGCAGTTGTTGTCTTTGGGCTGCCTGTTGCTAGCGGGTAGCCGCTTCGACCTGGGGGGCTGGTTCCACCTGGGGCTGCTCGGTGCGGCGGCGTGCTTTGCCTGGGAGTACTGGTCGACGCGCAAGCTGGACCGGGAATCGTGCTTCAAGGCGTTTCTGCACAACCACTGGGCGGGGTTGCTGGTGTTCATGGGTGTGGTGCTGGATTACGCACTGCGCTGA
- the phoB gene encoding phosphate regulon transcriptional regulator PhoB, with the protein MVGRNILIVDDEAPIREMIAVALEMAGYDCLEAENSQQAHAIIVDRKPDLILLDWMLPGTSGIELARRLKRDELTGDIPIIMLTAKGEEDNKIQGLEVGADDYITKPFSPRELVARLKAVLRRTGPSDSEAPIEVGGLLLDPISHRVTIDGKPAEMGPTEYRLLQFFMTHQERAYTRGQLLDQVWGGNVYVEERTVDVHIRRLRKALGEAYENLVQTVRGTGYRFSTKS; encoded by the coding sequence ATGGTTGGCAGAAACATTCTGATCGTCGACGACGAAGCGCCTATTCGCGAGATGATCGCCGTTGCTCTGGAAATGGCCGGCTATGACTGCCTGGAAGCGGAAAACTCCCAACAGGCCCATGCGATCATCGTCGACCGCAAACCGGACCTGATCTTGCTCGACTGGATGCTGCCAGGCACATCCGGTATCGAGTTGGCCCGCCGCCTCAAGCGCGACGAGTTGACCGGCGATATCCCGATCATCATGCTGACCGCCAAGGGTGAAGAGGACAACAAAATCCAAGGCCTGGAAGTAGGTGCGGACGACTACATCACCAAGCCGTTCTCGCCGCGTGAACTGGTCGCCCGCCTGAAAGCCGTGCTGCGCCGCACCGGCCCAAGCGACAGCGAGGCCCCGATCGAAGTCGGGGGCCTGCTGCTCGACCCGATCAGCCACCGCGTGACCATCGACGGCAAACCCGCCGAGATGGGCCCCACCGAATACCGCTTGCTGCAGTTCTTCATGACCCACCAGGAACGCGCCTACACCCGTGGCCAGCTGCTCGACCAGGTGTGGGGTGGCAATGTCTATGTCGAAGAACGCACCGTTGACGTGCACATCCGTCGCCTGCGCAAGGCGTTGGGTGAAGCCTATGAAAATCTGGTACAAACCGTCCGGGGCACTGGCTACCGCTTCTCGACCAAGAGCTGA
- the phoR gene encoding phosphate regulon sensor histidine kinase PhoR, which produces MNQNWHATLIRHLLLLITVCLIGGLVSGYYGWSLAIGLALYLSWTLKQLLRLHDWLRNHQPDEAPPDGYGLWGEVFDSIYHLQRRDQRVRGRLQAVIDRVQESTAALRDAVIMLDSDGNLEWWNRAAETLLGFKTPQDGGQQVTNLVRHPRFKEYFEAENYLEPLEIPSPINDRMRVQLHITRYGNNEHLMLVRDVTRIHQLEQMRKDFIANVSHELRTPLTVITGYLETLLDNVEDVNPRWGRALQQMSQQGSRMQTLLNDLLLLAKLEATDYPSDNQPVAVDALLAAIKNDAQALSGPRNQRITLEAAPGVCLKGSESELRSAFSNLVFNAVKYTQDEGSIRIRWWADAQGAHLSVQDSGVGIDAKHLPRLTERFYRVDSSRASNTGGTGLGLAIVKHVLMRHRGKLEISSVPGHGSTFTCHFAPAQLANGKG; this is translated from the coding sequence TTGAACCAGAACTGGCACGCGACCCTGATTCGCCACCTGCTGCTGCTGATTACCGTCTGCCTGATCGGTGGGCTGGTCAGCGGCTACTATGGCTGGAGCCTGGCCATCGGCCTGGCACTTTACCTAAGCTGGACCCTCAAGCAACTGCTACGCCTGCATGACTGGTTGCGCAACCACCAACCCGATGAAGCACCGCCCGATGGCTACGGCCTATGGGGCGAGGTGTTCGACAGCATCTACCACCTGCAACGCCGCGACCAGCGCGTGCGCGGCCGCCTGCAGGCAGTGATCGACCGGGTGCAGGAGTCCACCGCCGCACTGCGTGACGCGGTCATCATGCTCGACAGCGACGGCAACCTGGAATGGTGGAACCGCGCCGCCGAGACCTTGCTGGGCTTCAAGACCCCACAGGACGGCGGCCAGCAAGTGACCAACCTGGTGCGCCACCCGCGTTTCAAGGAATATTTCGAGGCGGAAAACTACCTCGAACCACTAGAAATCCCCTCGCCGATCAACGACCGCATGCGCGTGCAGCTGCACATCACCCGCTACGGCAACAACGAGCACCTGATGCTGGTGCGCGATGTCACCCGCATCCACCAGCTGGAACAGATGCGCAAGGACTTCATCGCCAACGTGTCCCACGAGCTGCGCACGCCGCTGACGGTGATCACCGGCTATCTGGAAACCCTGCTGGACAACGTCGAAGACGTGAACCCCCGCTGGGGCCGCGCCCTGCAGCAGATGAGCCAGCAAGGTTCGCGCATGCAGACCTTGCTTAATGACCTGCTGCTGTTGGCCAAGTTGGAAGCCACCGACTACCCCTCGGACAACCAGCCGGTGGCGGTCGATGCCTTGCTCGCGGCGATCAAGAACGACGCCCAGGCCCTATCCGGGCCGCGCAACCAGCGCATTACCCTCGAAGCCGCGCCCGGTGTATGCCTGAAGGGCAGCGAGTCGGAGTTACGCAGTGCCTTTTCCAACTTGGTATTCAACGCAGTCAAATATACCCAGGACGAAGGCAGTATCCGCATCCGCTGGTGGGCCGATGCCCAGGGCGCGCACCTGTCGGTACAGGACTCGGGGGTGGGTATCGATGCCAAGCATTTGCCACGCCTGACCGAACGCTTCTACCGGGTGGACTCCAGCCGTGCTTCGAATACCGGCGGCACCGGGCTGGGACTGGCAATCGTCAAGCATGTGCTGATGCGCCACCGTGGCAAGCTGGAGATCAGCAGCGTGCCGGGGCATGGCAGTACCTTTACCTGTCACTTTGCGCCTGCACAATTGGCTAACGGCAAGGGTTGA